Proteins from one Aspergillus nidulans FGSC A4 chromosome VIII genomic window:
- a CDS encoding uncharacterized protein (transcript_id=CADANIAT00001237), protein MDAWIGPNLWKDVLRVHAMKPFHVMIGGGDQIYNDGIRVDGPLKEWTSIANPHKRRTHSFDNNLRAACDDYYFANYVRWYSTEPFKEANGRIPQINIWDDHDIIDGFGSYTDHFMKCSVFRGIGGVAFKYYCLFQHHIAPPKSTYTTDAPQTMQAVNGTAGADPRQLEDTFVLEDQTEDNSWIVGKRPGPYVEEKSRNLYMRLGKRMAFIGVDARTERTRHQVNYPDTYDLIFSRLEQEVAAANGDIKHLIVLLGVPIAYPRLAWLENILSSPIIAPIRLLNKRFGLAGGFFNQFDGQVDLLDDLDDHYTARQHKRERRIFIQRLQDFSKAHSIRVTILGGDVHLAAIGRFYSNPKLGVHSENDPRYMVNIVSSAITNKPPPKAVANLLARRNKIHHLDTDTDETLMDFFDGQPGGVDKSASWNKVTMPSRNYACITEIETPAANGDGAQQNGVTLPIPKDGHSPLHTGESTAGSAHSAADGVSSASTLHGGLNVAIRVEINPQNRDGAAHGYGFSIPALSYVQTEDDARPRPQSRSRSLHAAAASIRSHSNQREARPRTST, encoded by the exons ATGGACGCCTGGATCGGCCCCAACTTATGGAAGGATGTCCTCCGCGTACACGCAATGAAACCATTCCACGTCATGATTGGTGGTGGAGATCAGATCTATAACGATGGTATTCGTGTTGACGGTCCCTTGAAGGAATGGACTTCCATCGCCAACCCGCACAAGAGGCGCACTCATTCTTTCGATAACAATCTGCGCGCGGCGTGCGACGACTACTACTTTGCGAATTACGTACGATGGTACTCTACGGAACCATTCAAGGAGGCCAATGGCCGGATTCCTCAGATCAATATCTGGGACGACCACGATATCATCGACGGATTTGGCTCCTACACTGACCATTTCATGAAGTGTTCTGTTTTCCGCGGTATTGGCGGTGTCGCTTTCAAGTACTACTGCTTGTTTCAGCATCATATTGCGCCCCCGAAGTCTACCTACACTACCGATGCGCCGCAAACCATGCAGGCTGTCAATGGTACCGCAGGCGCCGACCCTCGGCAGTTGGAGGATACCTTCGTTCTGGAGGACCAAACAGAGGACAACAGCTGGATTGTTGGCAAGCGCCCCGGCCCGTATGTTGAGGAAAAGAGTCGAAATTTGTACATGCGTCTTGGCAAACGCATGGCATTTATTGGTGTCGATGCGCGCACGGAGCGTACCCGCCATCAGGTCAACTATCCTGACACCTATGACCTCATTTTCTCCCGGCTGGAACAagaggttgctgctgcaaATGGCGATATTAAGCACCTCATCGTGCTTCTTGGTGTCCCTATCGCCTACCCACGACTCGCGTGGCTCGAGAACATTCTCAGCTCGCCAATCATTGCTCCCATTCGTTTGCTGAACAAGCGCTTCGGACTTGCCGGTGGCTTTTTTAATCAGTTTGATGGTCAGGTCGATTTGCtggatgatcttgatgaCCATTACACGGCGCGTCAGCACAAGCGGGAGCGCAGAATTTTCATCCAGCGCCTACAGGACTTTTCCAAGGCTCACTCCATCCGTGTTACGATTTTAGGTGGTGATGTGCACTTAGCGGCTATTGGACGATTTTATTCGAATCCCAAGCTGGGCGTTCACAGCGAGAACGACCCTCGGTACATGGTCAACATCGTTAGCAGCGCCATTACTAACAAGCCGCCTCCGAAAGCAGTTGCGAATCTGCTCGCGCGACGAAACAAGATTCATCACCTAGACACAGATACTGATGAGACGCTGATGGACTTTTTCGACGGTCAGCCTGGCGGAGTAGACAAGAGCGCCTCCTGGAACAAAGTCACTATGCCATCTCGCAACTACGCCTGCATTACCGAAATTGAAACACCCGCTGCTAACGGTGATGGGGCGCAGCAAAATGGTGTGACTCTCCCAATCCCCAAGGACGGCCATTCCCCTCTGCATACGGGCGAGTCAACGGCTGGCTCCGCTCACTCAGCAGCGGACGGTGTCAGCAGCGCGAGCACTCTCCATGGTGGCTTGAACGTCGCAATTCGCGTGGAGATTAACCCCCAGAACAGAGACGGCGCAGCTCATGGTTATGGGTTTAGCA TTCCCGCCTTATCATATGTCCAAACAGAAGACGACGCTCGACCACGACCGCAATCACGCTCCCGCTCGCTCCATGCGGCAGCGGCATCTATCCGCTCGCATTCCAACCAGCGTGAAGCCCGTCCCAGGACCTCGACCTAG
- a CDS encoding uncharacterized protein (transcript_id=CADANIAT00001240) — protein sequence MSAESLPITPVAFAEAIKELTLPVLYAKVAELQNSIAHLRRSNQELRHFISESCESQADREELEGYIAENDGVEKSMIERIELCKAEVERRGQTWIELGADANGTTSTEGEGEQGQGQPAREDSTASASMNGTSSNTEAHPAERLRDRDNDGEDDGLYL from the coding sequence ATGTCCGCCGAAAGCCTCCCAATAACTCCCGTTGCCTTTGCGGAAGCAATTAAAGAGCTCACCCTACCGGTTCTCTATGCCAAAGTCGCCGAGCTCCAAAACTCCATCGCACACCTCCGACGCTCAAACCAAGAACTGCGACATTTCATCTCAGAGTCATGCGAGAGCCAAGCCGAcagagaagagctggagggctACATAGCGGAAAATGATGGGGTGGAAAAGTCGATGATTGAGCGTATTGAGCTGTGCAAGGCAGAAGTTGAGAGGAGGGGTCAGACATGGATTGAACTGGGTGCAGACGCGAATGGCACTACAAGCAcggagggagaaggggagcaagggcaagggcagcCTGCCAGGGAGGATTCTACAGCGAGTGCTTCCATGAACGGTACGAGTTCCAACACGGAGGCTCACCCGGCCGAGAGGTTAAGAGATCGGGACAATGAtggtgaagatgatgggTTGTACCTCTGA
- a CDS encoding uncharacterized protein (transcript_id=CADANIAT00001238) yields MLYKLDRGTARESAVAGVESAAPVFKMKKTREELRLARKLLEKNALTCNDKDEVEVVGSEDEVKFAHEKVKADVTEPEVLDEIEKTEITENGRGTDHIDGITGFASDSPVLEDDDDETADDDVMDRRRSEPPAYVVSHPWAIVDYHLYLCSAERGQTLETRRNGTYLFDGADCRPLSYEEFAEDRALASQCSPGDQPQLLFGILPIAERHHFADRNPSFGGRHYVLGFDYDCKTLYARHFDWFPHDLSDIWCVWDNSSNVYTVTVPDLIHIMDTSLGKGEIPVGMGILSSSQYCLALESDDDPGLEIIIATLWCQWLLDFSDILFKQETGSLPDFQARLASYVEQGRLILQRASYRAWFAVRDGYSKEQYRSNVTINQYTNDLYTFEKSEQDGSLKGQPWVAPGLETCNQIRHNERMQRKKRVEQRLEDLFVAPETEATQDQESVLRSILAKTGQGVVDFSKDAPADIPKTPSPKSRHDTSKLPERSYSGSPVILTPATASCNGFGSTAYHHVPLCMLLERALDLAHTYPELDNIANRERLGDLLADMGIEVQEFVAGLDNHGWKPDTSSKEDSPSCLIQCPAFD; encoded by the coding sequence ATGCTGTACAAGCTTGACCGTGGTACAGCCCGAGAAAGTGCTGTTGCAGGAGTAGAGTCTGCCGCTCCTGTCttcaagatgaagaaaactAGAGAGGAACTCAGGCTAGCTCgaaagctgctggagaagaacgcGTTAACATGTAACGACAAAGACGAGGTGGAAGTGGTTGGAAGTGAGGACGAAGTAAAATTCGCTCATGAAAAGGTCAAGGCCGATGTGACCGAGCCCGAAGTACTGGACGAGATCGAGAAAACCGAGATTACCGAGAACGGCAGGGGGACAGACCATATCGATGGCATAACGGGGTTTGCCTCAGACAGCCCAGTGCttgaagacgacgatgatgaaacTGCGGATGACGATGTCATGGACCGACGTCGTTCCGAGCCTCCTGCATATGTTGTCAGTCATCCGTGGGCCATTGTCGACTATCACCTATATCTCTGCTCCGCCGAAAGGGGTCAAACTTTGGAGACTAGACGGAACGGCACTTATCTGTTTGACGGCGCTGATTGCCGCCCTCTTTCTTATGAGGAGTTCGCGGAGGACCGAGCTTTGGCATCACAATGCTCCCCAGGCGACCAGCCTCAGCTATTGTTTGGCATCCTGCCGATAGCGGAGCGACATCACTTTGCGGATCGGAACCCTTCCTTTGGAGGTCGACACTACGTGCTGGGCTTCGACTATGACTGCAAGACTCTGTATGCTCGTCATTTCGACTGGTTTCCTCATGACCTTAGCGATATTTGGTGTGTTTGGGATAATAGCAGCAATGTGTACACAGTCACCGTTCCTGATCTCATACACATCATGGACACCAGCCTTGGCAAAGGAGAGATCCCTGTCGGAATGGGAATCCTCAGTTCAAGCCAGTATTGTTTGGCTTTGGAGTCGGACGATGACCCCGGTCTTGAGATAATCATCGCTACACTGTGGTGCCAGTGGCTGCTGGACTTTAGTGACATCCTCTTTAAGCAAGAAACGGGCTCCCTCCCCGACTTCCAAGCAAGGCTTGCCTCCTACGTCGAGCAGGGCCGTCTGATCCTTCAGCGGGCGTCGTATAGGGCTTGGTTCGCCGTACGGGACGGTTATTCAAAGGAGCAATACAGGAGCAATGTGACAATCAACCAGTACACCAACGACCTTTACACATTTGAGAAGTCGGAGCAAGATGGCAGTCTGAAGGGACAGCCTTGGGTGGCACCCGGCCTTGAAACCTGCAATCAGATCCGCCACAATGAGCGCAtgcagagaaagaagcgcGTAGAACAGCGGCTAGAGGACTTGTTCGTGGCCCCAGAGACCGAGGCTACTCAGGATCAGGAAAGTGTACTCCGAAGCATTCTTGCAAAGACAGGGCAGGGTGTGGTGGATTTCAGTAAAGATGCCCCGGCTGATATCCCTAAAACTCCGTCGCCAAAATCTCGCCACGATACTTCCAAACTTCCGGAAAGATCCTATTCTGGGTCGCCTGTGATCCTTACCCCTGCTACCGCGTCATGCAACGGGTTTGGGTCTACTGCGTATCATCATGTTCCGCTTTGTATGCTTTTGGAACGGGCTCTGGACCTGGCGCACACCTACCCGGAGCTGGACAATATTGCAAACCGAGAACGGCTTGGAGACTTGTTGGCGGACATGGGCATCGAGGTTCAAGAATTCGTCGCGGGATTGGATAATCATGGCTGGAAGCCCGATACGAGTTCGAAAGAGGACAGTCCTTCCTGTCTTATCCAATGTCCTGCATTCGACTAG
- a CDS encoding rhomboid protease PCP1 (transcript_id=CADANIAT00001239), which produces MSNVFGVTWRTTCLGLRSPSLHPPNLAAPFCPLGRQISPAWSLDSTPRRLLSSKRLSTILLPDTRVSADRPCFPNRIRPRSFQSSAVLLANKPTIPPVEKGVKLRDVPFSKTEIDKIFGSRNKMSPAMGNRVLSVLQARRLAGTLDLDLPADITRATRPSMINVGLEYLRKNYPMDEDAAIIARIEREEREYEEKLAREAEELGLYKPQSGTYGAELGEQNDPSGRSVLKAIRERNEKRLLAEAEKKRQEWLEGEENYREKLKEHMAKNTALQKIEDTTALEVKGRADPSQRPLLAWIQKHHLRATDTETDFSNLTTSSRLIPSLIFTLMVLALCYGFAVTYQPPAKADRMWPSLPPAAATVSAIIGLNVGIFVLWRAWPPAWRLLNRYFISVAAYPRVFGLVGNVFSHQHLMHLGINMSVLWFFGTKLHDEIGRGNFLALYIASGVFGSFASLTMHVLRNSLFLTSLGASSAIAGVLAASALLHPGDKWTIAFLPREWQESLSAPAWMFFAGLVTFDIVGAVMKRHVPKLDYYAHLGGYLTGAVFALNYRARARREREKNRGWLDRVISR; this is translated from the exons ATGAGCAATGTCTTCGGCGTAACATGGCGCACGACATGCCTGGGGCTTCGTTCCCCAAGCTTGCACCCGCCAAATCTAGCAGCGCCATTCTGCCCACTTGGTCGACAAATCTCTCCGGCATGGAGCCTCGATAGCACCCCGCGACGGCTGCTTAGCTCCAAGAGATTGTCCACGATTTTACTTCCAGATACAAGAGTCTCAGCTGACCGTCCCTGTTTTCCGAATCGAATCCGTCCCCGAAGCTTCCAGAGCTCCGCAGTCCTATTAGCCAACAAGCCAACAATTCCGCCGGTTGAAAAAGGAGTCAAGCTGCGCGATGTCCCATTCTCGAAGACGGAAATTGACAAGATATTTGGATCACGTAACAAAATGTCTCCTGCCATGGGGAACCGGGTGCTCTCGGTTCTTCAAGCCAGACGTCTTGCCGGTACACTCGACCTTGACCTGCCCGCCGATATCACACGTGCCACGCGCCCTTCTATGATAAATGTTGGCCTAGAATACCTCCGAAAGAACTATCCCATGGATGAAGACGCCGCCATTATCGCCCGGATCGAACGAGAGGAGCGGGAGTATGAAGAGAAACTTGCGcgagaggcggaggaactGGGTTTATACAAACCGCAAAGTGGCACATATGGCGCGGAGCTGGGCGAGCAAAATGATCCGTCGGGAAGGAGTGTTCTGAAGGCAATTCGTGAACGGAATGAAAAAAGACTCCTTGctgaggcggagaagaaacgACAGGAATGGCTGGAGGGCGAAGAGAACTAccgcgagaagctgaaggagcaTATGGCAAAGAACACTGCGCTTCAGAAGATCGAGGATACGACTGCCTTAGAGG TCAAAGGACGGGCAGACCCGAGCCAGCGGCCACTCCTCGCGTGGATACAGAAACACCATCTCCGCGCAACAGACACTGAAACAGATTTCTCAAATTTGACGACA AGCAGCCGTTTGATCCCCTCGCTCATTTTTACTCTTATGGTCCTTGCACTGTGCTATGGGTTTGCCGTGACATATCAACCACCAGCTAAGGCAGACCGTATGTGGCCGAGCCTACCACCAGCAGCCGCTACAGTGTCAGCTATCATCGGTTTAAATGTGGGAATATTCGTTCTATGGCGAGCCTGGCCACCGGCCTGGAGGCTCCTCAATCGCTATTTCATCAGCGTGGCTGCTTATCCGCGTGTATTCGGCTTGGTTGGGAATGTTTTTAGTCACCAGCATTTAATGCACCTCGGGATCAACATGTCCGTCCTCTGGTTTTTCGGCACTAAAC TGCACGACGAAATCGGCAGAGGCAACTTCCTAGCCCTATACATCGCTTCCGGCGTGTTCGGGTCCTTCGCCTCTCTGACAATGCATGTCCTACGAAACTCACTCTTTTTAACCTCCCTCGGAGCCAGTAGCGCGATAGCAGGCGTCCTTGCCGCCTCGGCCCTATTGCACCCAGG TGACAAATGGACAATCGCGTTCCTCCCACGCGAATGGCAAGAATCCCTCTCCGCTCCAGCCTGGATGTTTTTCGCCGGTCTGGTCACCTTTGATATTGTTGGGGCCGTCATGAAACGTCACGTGCCGAAGCTCGACTACTATGCGCACTTGGGTGGATATTTGACTGGGGCGGTGTTTGCGCTTAATTATAGAGCGAGAGCGCGTAGGGAGCGAGAGAAGAACCGGGGATGGCTGGACAGGGTTATCTCGCGGTAG
- a CDS encoding protein kinase activator mobB (transcript_id=CADANIAT00001241) codes for MNNGSPGQSPAPQSPHGHVPNAQSFASNHSAIETTAVYDPDAPKYFFQEKYAPLNVKGNFLTLCACPKNVELGEWLAHQIVEQNRLLQAMLKVIQEVNSHTGLPICNETSCPTMSAGRLTYTWLVDSQAAKISAPKFINRVEKWIVSKIHDPVMFPTEKVTGVPDTFALSEATGASAADAAANAGGEDWIGKSSGFPRTFYKDCQGIMKQMFRCYAHLYHAHWLNPFWHINKHDILNMCFVHFVTVAKYYKLVSDKEMEPMQPLIDLFIKQQRIPPEALNGGHWGQQSSS; via the exons ATGAACAACGGAAGCCCTGGCCAGTCGCCTGCCCCTCAGAGCCCTCACGGCCACGTCCCCAATGCGCAGTCCTTCGCGTCAAACCACTCCGCTATTGAGACCACCGCCGTCTATGACCCCGACGCTCCTAAGTATTTCTTTCAGGAGAAGTACGCTCCGCTCAATGTCAAGGGTAACTTTTTGACCTTATGCGCTTGCCCAAAAAATGTGGAATTGGGAGAATGGCTGGCCCATCAGA TTGTCGAACAAAATCGTCTACTACAAGCTATGCTTAAGGTCATCCAAGAAGTGAATAGTCATACCGGCCTCCCTATTTGCAACGAGACCAGCTGCCCCACCATGTCCGCGGGTCG TCTGACCTACACTTGGCTTGTGGACTCGCAGGCCGCCAAGATTTCAGCCCCTAAATTTATCAATCGCGTTGAGAAATGGATTGTCAGCAAGATCCATGATCCCGTGATGTTCCCTACGGAGAAAGTCACTGGTGTTCCCGATACTTTTGCTCTGAGTGAAGCTACGGGTGCTTCCGCCGCGGATGCCGCCGCcaatgctggtggtgaagaCTGGATCGGCAAGTCGAGTGGCTTCCCGCGTACTTTCTACAAAGACTGCCAAGGCATCATGAAGCAAATGTTTCGCTGCTATGCGCATCTGTACCATGCTCACTGGTTGAACCCGTTCTGGCACATCAACAAACATGATATCCTCAACATGTGCTTCGTTCACTTCGTTACCGTCGCGAAGTATTACAAGCTTGTTTCTGATAAGGAAATGGAGCCAATGCAGCCTCTGATAGACCTTTTCATCAAACAGCAGCGTATTCCTCCTGAGGCACTCAACGGTGGTCACTGGGGCCAGCAGAGCTCTAGCTAA
- a CDS encoding Paf1-complex subunit LEO1 (transcript_id=CADANIAT00001242): MSSSDEEDVVRRPARSGAGQALGSTESAPGSPVPAIDAGNMSGAEDDDADLFGSDGSEGGFDQDTDQPKRTLDDRELDSADDEDRYDRVGDRMDYEDGVEGDFQETVNIMDLSLARAPEPKSSNGEVYTMPVPNFLSLETEEFNPETYVAPPYSTAATSLCWRYDPNDENVVQSNARIIRWEDGSLTLQLASAPKEQYKIATKPLVPLDKSGDYDTKLDSHVYLGAASETSGVFRLTSHLTHGLTVYPTTMETDDAVQRLQESLAAAARGGKKTADGSAPVIEVKEDPELAKRQAELAEREKLKAARRREQLADRELDRGRRYGMSHRTGGAGLTVGGLEDDDGLLATRPRAKKSRRPNRRGEIFTDDEEDYDRRGRTREDEYDEDDGFLVGSDEEPEIVDDDGEEDVLEDDDLDAEGEDDLPPPRPREKRASPDARPAVGSPPARKKNRYVVDDDDEE, encoded by the exons ATGTCTTCGtccgatgaggaagacgtgGTTCGGCGCCCTGCTCGGAGCGGCGCCGGTCAAGCCTTGGGCAGCACTGAAAGCGCACCTGGGAGCCCCGTGCCTGCTATCGATGCCGGGAATATGAGTGGcgctgaagatgacgacgCAGACCTATTCGGTTCAGATGGTTCCGAAGGAGGATTTGACCAAGATACTGA CCAACCTAAACGAACACTGGACGATCGCGAGCTTGACTCggctgacgatgaggatCGCTATGACCGGGTCGGTGATCGCATGGACTATGAGGATGGGGTAGAAGGAGACTTTCAGGAAACAGTGAATATCATGGACTTGAGCTTGGCCCGGGCTCCAGAGCCCAAATCCTCCAACGGTGAG GTGTACACGATGCCGGTTCCGAACTTTCTTTCATTAGAAACAGAGGAGTTCAACCCAGAGACATACGTTGCGCCGCCATACTCTACTGCAGCGACATCTCTCTGCTGGCGCTATGACCCGAATGATGAGAATGTTGTCCAATCCAACGCACGTATAATACGCTGGGAGGATGGATCTTTAACGCTTCAACTTGCATCGGCTCCCAAAGAACAATATAAAATAGCCACGAAACCTCTTGTTCCTCTTGACAAGTCGGGAGACTACGACACGAAGTTGGATTCTCATGTATATTTGGGAGCAGCGTCCGAGACATCAGGAGTGTTCAGACTGACTTCTCACCTAACTCATGGACTCACTGTATATCCCACGACTATGGAAACAGATGACGCGGTTCAGCGACTGCAGGAGTCCCTAGCTGCAGCTGCCCGCGGCGGCAAGAAGACGGCGGATGGATCAGCACCCGTCATAGAAGTGAAGGAAGACCCGGAGCTTGCCAAGCGGCAGGCAGAGCTCGCGGAACGCGAGAAGTTAAAAGCGGCACGTCGCCGTGAGCAGCTTGCAGATAGGGAGTTGGACCGTGGCCGCAGATACGGCATGTCTCACCGCACCGGGGGTGCCGGACTTACAGTGGGGGggctggaagatgatgacggcCTCCTCGCGACAAGGCCTCGTGCAAAGAAGTCACGCCGCCCTAACCGTAGAGGCGAGATTTtcactgatgatgaggaagactaTGACCGCCGTGGCCGGACACGGGAAGATGAatatgatgaagacgacggcttcctcgtcggcagCGACGAAGAGCCTGAGATCGTGGATGAtgacggtgaagaagacgttttggaagatgatgacctggacgcagaaggagaagatgatcTTCCCCCTCCAAGGCCCAGGGAAAAGCGAGCTTCCCCTGACGCAAGACCTGCGGTAGGGTCTCCCCCGGCTAGGAAAAAGAACCGCTATGttgtggatgatgatgacgaggagtAA